A part of Caldalkalibacillus uzonensis genomic DNA contains:
- a CDS encoding 5-formyltetrahydrofolate cyclo-ligase has product MSDHHEDTSKVSNLSKREIRQRITVLKDQLTDQEWKIRSARIRERLINHAVWQQAQHVAVYHSVNKEVDTVPLIEEGWRQGKAIYLPKCNPRTRKLTFYRVDSFHDLEVVYYGIPEPDPKRCAALDFAHLQCLIVPGLAFDKQGYRIGYGGGYYDRLLGVLPADISRVSLAFQFQVLPFPLPRETFDQPVHMIVTEEEQIVCQGEGDHVP; this is encoded by the coding sequence TTGTCTGATCACCACGAAGACACCAGTAAAGTAAGCAATCTATCCAAACGGGAGATTCGCCAGCGTATCACGGTGTTAAAAGACCAGTTGACCGATCAGGAATGGAAAATAAGATCAGCCCGGATCAGAGAACGATTAATCAATCATGCAGTATGGCAACAAGCCCAGCATGTGGCCGTTTATCATTCGGTGAACAAAGAAGTGGACACCGTGCCTCTGATAGAGGAAGGCTGGCGGCAGGGCAAGGCCATCTATCTTCCCAAGTGTAATCCCCGCACACGGAAGTTAACTTTCTATAGGGTGGATTCGTTTCATGATCTGGAAGTGGTTTATTACGGCATTCCCGAACCGGATCCAAAGCGATGTGCAGCTCTGGACTTTGCGCACTTACAGTGTCTGATTGTACCTGGGCTTGCTTTTGACAAGCAGGGGTACCGGATCGGCTATGGGGGCGGCTATTATGACCGCTTGCTGGGAGTTTTGCCTGCGGATATTAGCAGGGTCAGCCTCGCTTTTCAGTTTCAAGTGCTTCCTTTTCCCTTGCCCAGAGAAACTTTTGACCAGCCTGTGCACATGATTGTGACAGAAGAAGAACAGATTGTTTGTC